One genomic region from Thalassotalea sp. PS06 encodes:
- a CDS encoding monovalent cation:proton antiporter-2 (CPA2) family protein: MSNLGLAIIFLTAAVIAVPFFTRLKLGSILGYLAAGIIIGPSVLGLISEPDQILHFAEYGVVFLLFIIGLELDPQKLWRMRNDILFIGGGQLLISTVVIFAAVFWLLNDGFKVPLIVGMALALSSTAFAIQLMTEKRILNTELGQKGFSILLMQDIAVIPILLLVEALAGRSNPDAPAWWVSIAAIVLVLLSGKYFVNPFLRTMSRYGSSEVITASALLIVMATALLMHNVGLSMGMGAFTAGILLANSSFRHQMEVEISPFKGLLLGLFFIAVGMKLDLALLVSDPFVIVSGALALMAAKMAIIYLLIRKTAGLRRKKFKLALMLSQGGEFAFVIMSFALSQGVIERDINNMVTIIVSLSMALTSPLILLVDKVLQRSGVAQNYDQENVSHEPEVIIAGFGRFGQITGRILTANHIRFTALDYNAEHIEFVRQFGNKVFFGDATNLKLLRAAGLEHAKVMFIAADSDKHGFAIAKTVREHYPNLKIVARAKSRLSVLKYREMGVETTIREMFDGSLKAAQIVLEEYGIDEGRAEFLVKVFRRHDEEMLEQAYRANDRYDFEEVLKVNKKGREELESLFNSDKLD; encoded by the coding sequence ATGAGTAATCTTGGCTTAGCGATAATCTTTCTTACCGCTGCGGTAATTGCCGTACCTTTTTTCACCCGCTTAAAACTCGGTTCCATCCTTGGCTATCTGGCCGCGGGTATTATTATCGGCCCATCGGTACTGGGTTTGATCAGTGAACCGGATCAAATACTCCATTTTGCTGAATATGGAGTGGTGTTTTTATTATTCATCATTGGCCTGGAGCTCGATCCGCAAAAACTCTGGCGGATGCGTAACGACATTTTATTCATTGGTGGCGGGCAATTACTCATCAGCACAGTGGTTATTTTCGCTGCGGTTTTCTGGCTACTTAACGACGGCTTTAAAGTACCACTTATTGTTGGTATGGCATTAGCCCTTTCGTCAACCGCTTTTGCCATTCAATTGATGACCGAAAAACGGATTCTAAATACCGAACTCGGCCAAAAAGGGTTTTCCATTTTACTTATGCAAGATATTGCGGTGATACCGATCCTACTGTTGGTTGAAGCTCTGGCCGGGCGTTCAAACCCAGATGCCCCCGCCTGGTGGGTATCGATTGCCGCTATAGTGTTGGTGTTATTGTCTGGCAAGTATTTTGTAAACCCATTTCTGCGTACTATGTCCAGATATGGTAGCAGTGAAGTGATTACCGCCTCGGCATTGCTGATTGTAATGGCAACCGCATTGCTGATGCACAATGTTGGTTTATCCATGGGCATGGGCGCATTTACCGCCGGTATTTTGTTGGCAAACTCCAGTTTTCGTCATCAAATGGAAGTAGAGATATCGCCATTTAAAGGCTTGTTGCTTGGCCTGTTTTTTATTGCGGTAGGAATGAAACTAGACTTAGCTTTACTGGTTTCTGATCCTTTTGTTATCGTCTCTGGGGCGCTTGCCCTGATGGCGGCAAAAATGGCGATTATTTATCTGTTGATCCGCAAAACTGCTGGCCTCAGGCGGAAGAAATTTAAACTCGCCCTGATGTTATCCCAGGGTGGTGAATTCGCCTTTGTGATCATGAGTTTTGCCCTCAGCCAGGGAGTGATAGAACGCGACATCAATAATATGGTTACCATCATCGTCAGTTTGTCGATGGCACTGACTTCGCCACTGATCCTCCTAGTCGATAAAGTGTTGCAACGAAGTGGCGTGGCACAAAACTATGATCAGGAGAACGTCAGCCATGAACCGGAAGTAATCATTGCCGGATTTGGACGCTTTGGCCAGATCACCGGCCGTATCCTTACCGCTAACCATATTCGCTTTACTGCCCTCGATTACAACGCCGAGCATATCGAGTTTGTTCGCCAGTTTGGTAACAAAGTCTTTTTTGGCGATGCTACCAATTTAAAACTACTCAGAGCCGCGGGGCTCGAACATGCCAAGGTTATGTTTATCGCCGCTGATAGTGATAAGCATGGCTTTGCTATCGCGAAAACGGTGCGCGAGCACTATCCAAATTTAAAAATTGTCGCCCGTGCCAAGAGCCGTCTCAGTGTTCTTAAATATCGGGAAATGGGGGTTGAAACCACCATTCGGGAAATGTTTGATGGCAGCTTAAAGGCAGCACAGATTGTACTTGAAGAATATGGCATTGATGAGGGGCGTGCGGAATTTTTGGTTAAAGTGTTCCGCCGTCACGACGAAGAAATGCTTGAACAGGCATATCGCGCCAATGACAGATATGACTTTGAAGAGGTTCTTAAGGTCAATAAGAAAGGTCGAGAAGAGCTAGAGTCTTTATTTAATAGCGATAAGCTGGACTGA
- a CDS encoding peroxiredoxin-like family protein, translated as MKLVNAIIASALVIFSASSFSKPIAESADLVTPLLVGQEVPEVQTTTLEGKQVSLQSVIDGKPTILFFYRGGWCPFCNVQMGQLQAIEQDLVKLGYQLIGVSTDSPADMQKSITKEALSYQLVSDFDSKMSQAFGLAFFTSQKVTDRYLDKMDLQNPLQKNAAGEERLVLPAPAVYVIDDEGLVHFQYVNPNFRVRLDPQLLLMAAELAK; from the coding sequence TTGAAATTAGTTAACGCCATTATCGCTAGTGCACTCGTAATCTTTAGCGCCTCAAGTTTCAGCAAACCAATCGCAGAATCCGCAGATTTAGTCACGCCGTTATTAGTCGGTCAGGAAGTACCTGAAGTTCAGACAACAACATTAGAAGGTAAACAAGTTTCTTTGCAATCTGTAATTGATGGAAAGCCAACGATTCTTTTCTTTTACCGTGGAGGCTGGTGTCCATTCTGTAACGTACAGATGGGACAACTACAGGCCATTGAACAAGACTTGGTCAAACTTGGCTATCAATTAATAGGCGTTTCCACAGATTCACCAGCGGATATGCAAAAAAGTATCACAAAGGAAGCATTAAGCTATCAGCTTGTTTCAGATTTCGATTCAAAAATGAGTCAGGCATTTGGTTTAGCATTTTTCACATCACAAAAAGTGACCGATCGTTACTTAGATAAAATGGATCTGCAAAATCCGTTACAGAAAAATGCTGCGGGTGAAGAAAGATTAGTTCTGCCAGCTCCGGCTGTATATGTAATTGATGACGAAGGTTTGGTTCACTTTCAATACGTAAATCCAAACTTCAGAGTTCGATTAGATCCGCAACTGTTACTGATGGCAGCGGAGTTAGCTAAATAA
- a CDS encoding tetratricopeptide repeat-containing sulfotransferase family protein: MTSTSANANSNCSNDQAKREYQLDDIWHLINQRAADAALQSLNTYTSKYPDYDHGWFAFSFLLFQLKRAESSLECIDKAIALSPTCSDWRIHRAHVLWLQNRLKEGQEELAKLVSLPDSKQLLVELASVSNKLSDYSMAEKTYLALLNIENQPQARAQLFFNLASVQRYLGKLSESEQNLNQAIELNTLDTEAILLRSSLKKQTLDSNHVASLQGLLTTNKLNPLQTSQLCYSLAKELEDLQQYDASFDYLAKGADSRRSTLRYQVEGDIEALAAIRDTFDSQYFQQKSKENAQLEQPADCTPIFIFGLPRTGSTLIERILSGHSEVTSAGELNHFSWQFMQQITKQFNTKPENKTATIGYSKRLDLSGLANGYLESTRPFWKNQRYFIDKLPLNSLNAGLIRGALPQAKMILVQRHPMDTCYAIYKHLFTQGYPFSYCLNELGQYYIAHHKLMQHWIQEMGEAIYQVRYEDLLAASQVQTKNMLAYCGLDFQPQCMAFEKNHQASTTASASQVRQGLYKDSLAKWRNYEKQLAPLLEQLQQAGIEI, translated from the coding sequence ATGACTTCAACTTCTGCTAACGCCAATTCCAATTGCAGCAATGACCAAGCTAAGCGAGAATACCAGCTCGACGATATCTGGCATTTGATCAATCAAAGAGCCGCAGATGCAGCCCTTCAATCCCTGAATACCTATACCAGCAAATATCCCGATTATGATCACGGTTGGTTTGCATTCAGCTTTCTGTTATTTCAGTTAAAAAGAGCAGAGTCGTCGTTAGAATGTATTGATAAAGCCATCGCCTTGTCACCGACATGCAGCGATTGGCGTATCCATCGAGCCCATGTATTGTGGTTGCAAAATCGTCTTAAAGAAGGCCAAGAAGAGCTGGCGAAACTAGTTTCTCTCCCCGACTCGAAACAACTATTAGTAGAACTTGCCAGCGTCAGTAATAAGCTCAGCGACTATTCGATGGCAGAAAAAACCTATCTGGCGCTTCTGAACATCGAAAATCAACCACAAGCCAGAGCCCAACTGTTTTTCAACCTGGCCTCGGTGCAAAGGTATCTTGGCAAACTTTCCGAATCAGAACAAAATCTGAACCAGGCAATTGAACTCAATACTTTAGATACTGAAGCGATTCTGCTTCGCTCAAGTTTAAAAAAACAAACCCTCGATAGTAATCATGTGGCGTCGTTACAGGGCTTATTGACGACCAACAAACTCAATCCATTGCAAACTTCACAACTTTGCTACAGCCTGGCGAAAGAGTTAGAGGACTTGCAGCAATATGATGCTAGCTTTGATTATCTGGCAAAGGGTGCGGACAGCAGAAGATCTACACTTCGTTATCAGGTAGAAGGCGATATCGAAGCCCTGGCAGCAATTAGAGACACATTTGATAGTCAATACTTTCAGCAAAAGTCTAAGGAAAATGCTCAGTTAGAACAACCTGCAGATTGCACCCCTATATTCATTTTTGGACTTCCCCGAACCGGTTCTACGTTAATAGAGCGGATCCTCAGTGGTCACTCTGAGGTGACCAGTGCCGGGGAGCTAAACCATTTTTCCTGGCAATTTATGCAGCAGATAACGAAGCAATTTAATACCAAGCCAGAGAATAAAACCGCCACAATTGGATACTCAAAACGCCTTGATTTATCCGGACTGGCAAACGGTTATTTAGAATCGACGCGGCCATTTTGGAAGAACCAACGATATTTCATTGATAAATTGCCATTAAACTCTCTCAATGCCGGCCTTATCAGAGGCGCATTACCACAAGCAAAAATGATTCTCGTACAGCGCCATCCTATGGATACCTGTTACGCCATCTATAAACATTTATTCACCCAGGGCTATCCATTCTCTTATTGTCTAAATGAGCTCGGCCAATACTACATTGCCCATCATAAATTAATGCAGCACTGGATACAGGAAATGGGGGAGGCAATATACCAGGTACGCTATGAAGATTTACTTGCGGCGTCACAAGTGCAAACCAAAAACATGTTAGCCTATTGCGGATTAGATTTTCAGCCACAATGTATGGCGTTTGAAAAAAACCATCAGGCCAGCACAACCGCCAGCGCCAGTCAGGTTCGACAGGGGCTGTACAAAGATTCACTGGCAAAGTGGCGAAACTATGAGAAACAGCTGGCACCGTTATTGGAACAATTACAGCAAGCTGGTATTGAGATTTAA
- a CDS encoding DUF523 domain-containing protein: protein MEKILISSCFLGNKVRYDGESKSLMHPQLQTWKDEGRLVVICPEVAGGLSVPRARAEQSKDLVFDEFGNNVTEQFKRGANEALRLCQQHNIRYALLKEFSPSCGGRMIYDGTFSGTKVRGMGVTAKLLSQHGIDVFSEESVEQLILRVNQ from the coding sequence ATGGAAAAAATTCTGATTAGCAGCTGCTTTCTTGGTAACAAGGTTCGCTACGATGGCGAAAGCAAAAGCTTGATGCATCCGCAATTGCAGACATGGAAAGACGAGGGTCGATTAGTAGTGATATGCCCTGAAGTTGCCGGTGGCTTATCCGTGCCACGGGCTCGTGCTGAGCAATCAAAGGATTTAGTCTTTGATGAATTCGGAAATAATGTAACTGAGCAATTTAAACGCGGTGCCAATGAGGCTCTGCGATTATGCCAGCAACATAATATCCGCTATGCATTGCTAAAAGAATTCTCACCATCCTGCGGCGGACGGATGATTTATGATGGCACCTTTTCGGGCACTAAAGTACGCGGAATGGGGGTAACAGCCAAGTTGCTGAGCCAGCATGGTATAGATGTATTTAGCGAAGAATCGGTTGAGCAACTGATCCTTCGGGTTAATCAATAA
- a CDS encoding DUF885 domain-containing protein, protein MILALTISLTACSVNQNKHDNEQEHSEADKQLQQLIDDEQEYQDSLNPFKKDSEKLYYDVSPQALKSQYQENIALRDRLAAIDSDALSLDNRINQTILLYKLNNDIDNYRFKEHYIPLTAEAGFHAYLPYMVDRSAFKTVEDYQLYLQRLNYMPTYFDQQMYWMKLGLETGRTQPQVVLKGFEDSISAFIVDDAAHSPFYRPFKQFPDHFDKSTRERLQADAEKTITEVMNPTYQEFYDFMVGEYIPNARKNIAATSLPDGDAFYQNRIEYYTTLNLTAEQIHQIGLEEVARIRAEMEAIIESVKFDGDFAQFVDFLRTDPQFYATSAEELLKEASYIAKKMDAQLPALFKTLPRTPYGVVPVPASIAPKYTTGRYSGPSRDDQPGEYWVNTYALDRRPLYVLEALTLHEAVPGHHLQGSIAREMENVPSFRQQTYISAFGEGWGLYSEYLGIEAGFYQDPYSDFGRLTYEMWRAARLVVDTGMHSMGWSRDKAMDFLASNTALSLHNVRTEIDRYISWPAQALSYKLGEIKIKELRTKAENELGADFDIREFHDEVLKNGSVPLSLLEELIDEYIVSKKIN, encoded by the coding sequence ATGATATTGGCGCTGACTATCAGTTTGACAGCGTGTAGCGTTAATCAAAATAAACATGATAATGAGCAGGAACATAGTGAAGCAGATAAACAGTTACAGCAACTCATTGATGATGAGCAGGAATATCAGGATAGCTTGAATCCGTTCAAAAAGGACAGTGAGAAACTTTACTATGATGTCTCACCACAGGCACTGAAATCACAGTATCAGGAGAATATTGCTTTAAGAGATCGACTCGCTGCGATTGATAGCGACGCATTGTCGTTAGATAACCGCATTAATCAGACTATTTTGCTGTACAAATTAAACAATGATATCGATAACTATCGATTCAAAGAGCACTACATTCCGCTAACTGCAGAGGCCGGTTTTCATGCCTATTTACCATACATGGTCGATCGTTCCGCATTCAAAACGGTCGAAGATTATCAGCTTTATCTGCAACGATTAAACTACATGCCGACCTATTTTGATCAGCAGATGTATTGGATGAAGCTTGGATTAGAAACTGGTCGAACCCAGCCACAGGTAGTGTTAAAAGGATTCGAAGACAGTATCAGTGCGTTTATCGTTGATGATGCAGCTCACAGCCCTTTTTATCGTCCGTTTAAACAATTCCCAGATCATTTCGATAAATCAACACGTGAGCGTCTTCAGGCAGATGCCGAAAAAACTATCACTGAAGTAATGAATCCTACCTATCAAGAATTTTATGACTTTATGGTCGGCGAATATATTCCCAATGCACGAAAGAATATTGCCGCTACATCATTGCCTGATGGTGACGCGTTCTATCAGAATCGCATTGAATACTACACCACGCTAAATTTAACCGCGGAGCAGATTCATCAGATTGGGCTGGAGGAAGTAGCCCGTATTCGAGCTGAAATGGAAGCGATTATTGAATCGGTAAAATTTGATGGAGACTTTGCCCAGTTCGTTGATTTTCTACGAACGGATCCGCAGTTCTACGCTACGTCTGCTGAAGAGCTTCTCAAAGAAGCATCTTATATAGCAAAAAAAATGGATGCTCAACTTCCGGCGTTATTTAAAACCCTACCCCGCACACCTTATGGTGTCGTGCCAGTACCGGCCAGCATTGCGCCCAAATATACGACCGGCAGATACTCCGGCCCAAGCCGTGATGATCAACCAGGCGAATATTGGGTCAATACTTATGCTTTAGACAGGCGCCCTTTATATGTATTAGAAGCTTTGACATTGCATGAGGCAGTACCTGGCCATCACTTGCAGGGTTCAATTGCCAGAGAAATGGAAAATGTTCCAAGCTTTCGTCAACAAACCTATATTTCCGCCTTTGGCGAGGGTTGGGGACTATATAGTGAATACCTGGGAATTGAAGCCGGGTTTTATCAAGACCCTTATTCAGATTTTGGTCGTCTGACTTATGAAATGTGGCGAGCGGCTAGATTGGTTGTCGATACCGGAATGCACAGCATGGGATGGTCGCGAGATAAAGCAATGGATTTCCTGGCGAGTAATACCGCATTGTCGTTACACAATGTCAGAACCGAAATTGACCGTTATATTTCATGGCCCGCACAGGCACTGTCTTATAAGCTGGGTGAAATCAAAATAAAAGAGCTTCGGACAAAAGCCGAGAATGAGTTAGGTGCTGATTTTGATATTCGTGAATTCCACGACGAAGTTCTAAAAAATGGTTCGGTGCCATTATCGTTATTAGAAGAGCTTATCGATGAGTACATCGTTTCTAAGAAAATTAACTAG
- the tesB gene encoding acyl-CoA thioesterase II: MSKVLTELLGLLSLEKLDTNLFLGQSQDLGFKAVFGGQVIGQALSAAKQTINDERNLHSFHCYFLRPGDASKPISYMVDITRDGKSFSTRRVQAMQNGKIIYNMMASFQIEEEGFEHQDEMPDVVQPEELQGLHELQLKYKPYIPEHLHATVFAERPIEFRPVKEYDWLNPEISEGRNQVWMRAKGDLGDDPRIHRYVLGYASDYNFLPTSVHPHGKNIWSKDFQIATIDHAMWFHRPFRFDDWLLYDIDSPSASGGRGLVRGKIFDRQGRLVASTIQEGVIRQY; this comes from the coding sequence ATGAGCAAAGTATTAACTGAGTTATTGGGATTACTAAGTTTAGAAAAACTGGATACCAATTTGTTTTTGGGTCAAAGCCAGGATTTAGGTTTCAAAGCAGTTTTTGGCGGTCAGGTGATTGGTCAGGCTCTATCTGCAGCTAAACAAACCATTAATGATGAAAGAAACCTGCATTCATTTCACTGCTATTTCCTCAGACCCGGGGATGCCAGCAAACCCATATCTTACATGGTTGATATTACCCGCGATGGTAAAAGCTTTAGCACCCGCAGAGTCCAAGCTATGCAAAACGGAAAAATCATTTATAACATGATGGCCTCGTTCCAAATTGAAGAAGAGGGCTTCGAACATCAGGATGAGATGCCTGATGTTGTGCAACCAGAAGAGTTGCAAGGTCTGCATGAGCTGCAGCTTAAATATAAGCCTTACATTCCAGAGCATCTGCATGCTACGGTTTTTGCTGAGCGACCAATAGAATTTAGGCCAGTAAAAGAGTATGACTGGCTAAATCCGGAAATTTCAGAAGGTCGCAATCAGGTCTGGATGCGAGCTAAGGGAGATTTAGGTGATGACCCAAGAATTCACCGATATGTGCTCGGTTATGCTTCCGATTACAATTTCCTGCCAACCTCGGTTCATCCCCATGGTAAGAACATCTGGTCGAAAGATTTTCAGATTGCCACCATTGACCATGCGATGTGGTTTCATCGCCCGTTTCGTTTTGACGACTGGTTACTATATGATATTGATAGCCCGTCAGCGAGTGGCGGCAGAGGCTTAGTGCGAGGAAAGATTTTTGATCGCCAAGGCCGATTAGTAGCCTCGACGATCCAAGAAGGGGTTATTCGCCAATATTAG
- a CDS encoding mechanosensitive ion channel family protein: MINEVQTWLVEQGLPATYVEPVSLGVGIVILAALCWIGFYIARHQVLNFVHKLVSKSANKWDDLLIQHAVFSRIAWLVPITILLILSPIFIRQNPILLNFLQVFAKVALALQIARSVSSLLNVTNTAFQKSSNQKYLPLNATIQVLKLAVYLVAIILAIATVVDKSPIYLLSGLGALTAVLLLVFQDTIKGLVASVQISANKMVAPGDWIEMPQYGADGDVQEIALNTVKVKNWDNTVTTIPTYALISESFKNWRGMTASGGRRIKRCIQIDLNSIHFCSADLLDNLSKLELLQPYLKQKHDEVSAYNQQKGEQSESNPNLRKLTNIGTFRAYITAYLQNHPKVHSDMTCMVRQLKPSETGVSLELYFFSNDTNWVNYEGIQADVFDHLFAIAPLFELRIFQNPTGYDWHHALRQS, from the coding sequence TTGATTAATGAAGTACAAACCTGGCTGGTTGAGCAGGGCTTACCGGCCACTTATGTAGAACCTGTATCCCTTGGTGTTGGCATTGTCATTCTTGCAGCATTATGTTGGATAGGTTTTTATATCGCGCGCCATCAGGTGTTAAATTTTGTCCATAAACTGGTCAGTAAAAGTGCCAATAAGTGGGACGATTTATTAATACAGCACGCGGTATTCAGTCGCATTGCCTGGTTGGTTCCAATTACCATCTTACTTATCCTAAGCCCTATATTTATTCGCCAAAACCCTATCTTGCTGAATTTTTTACAGGTTTTTGCCAAAGTAGCCTTGGCTCTGCAGATCGCAAGAAGTGTGAGTTCCTTACTCAACGTAACTAATACGGCGTTTCAGAAATCCAGTAACCAAAAATATCTGCCGTTGAATGCAACCATTCAGGTCCTTAAATTAGCGGTTTATCTGGTAGCCATTATTCTGGCGATTGCTACGGTCGTTGACAAATCACCGATTTATCTTCTCAGCGGTTTAGGTGCATTAACCGCCGTACTGCTATTGGTGTTTCAGGATACTATCAAAGGCCTGGTGGCCAGCGTGCAGATCTCGGCCAATAAAATGGTGGCGCCTGGAGACTGGATTGAAATGCCTCAATATGGAGCAGATGGCGACGTACAGGAAATTGCCTTAAATACGGTAAAGGTAAAAAACTGGGACAATACGGTAACTACCATTCCAACCTATGCGCTGATCAGTGAATCCTTTAAAAACTGGCGAGGAATGACAGCATCTGGCGGCCGCCGTATCAAACGTTGTATCCAGATTGATTTAAACAGTATTCATTTTTGCTCGGCAGATTTACTGGACAACCTATCAAAGCTGGAGCTACTACAACCGTATCTGAAACAAAAACATGATGAAGTTTCGGCGTATAATCAGCAAAAAGGCGAGCAAAGTGAAAGCAATCCAAATTTAAGAAAGTTGACCAATATCGGAACATTTAGAGCCTATATCACCGCATATTTGCAAAATCATCCGAAAGTACATTCCGATATGACCTGCATGGTCAGGCAGTTGAAACCTAGTGAGACTGGCGTTTCATTAGAACTTTATTTCTTTAGTAATGACACCAACTGGGTGAACTATGAAGGGATTCAGGCCGATGTGTTTGATCACTTGTTTGCCATCGCGCCATTATTTGAATTACGGATCTTCCAGAACCCAACCGGTTATGACTGGCACCATGCTTTACGCCAGTCATAA